In Streptomyces sp. RFCAC02, the following proteins share a genomic window:
- a CDS encoding PrsW family glutamic-type intramembrane protease, protein MHVVVGVQMLIDLNRPELTLLNDGAFSVIDQVRAGPLGRLMVYGFPACWSAAALVGLVALVASGRSGRLVKGCQIGVGVLLLLPFAAVAVAVTNIFVSPGLTTLVLLGCLPSTVLGVLAVHGAQRYRRMPLWMPLAAFGGGLVMGGGFGATMGTWLGSYLYNYLWTPEMGALQLDHTVQTAVYVGAGVFEEPGKGAAIAVLFLLFRRHFDGVVSGVVIGAATGLGFNYMESVLYITSGDGVYGNLQYWLRQSLGLMAAHTAFAAATGAGFGIARQLRTPGARRAVIACGLLAAMGTHATNNLLLRYIQHAVPDWFPDASDAVWVLVVFPIAILLLQGPLLVLYLLLLRRGLRGQAAGLAVELSAEAARGHGAVLWAELPVLLNPARRFRVKVDALRRGGGLRAYRRLARLHAAQFELGMHQWHASRGEVDPYDTRDEARLRERVLRLKAEGAMLLLGPHAGVAS, encoded by the coding sequence ATGCACGTGGTGGTGGGCGTCCAGATGCTGATCGACCTGAACCGCCCCGAGCTGACGCTGCTGAACGACGGGGCGTTCAGCGTGATCGACCAGGTCCGCGCCGGGCCGCTCGGCAGATTGATGGTCTACGGCTTCCCGGCCTGCTGGTCGGCCGCCGCCCTGGTGGGCCTCGTCGCCCTGGTGGCCTCCGGGCGCTCCGGGAGGCTCGTCAAGGGCTGCCAGATCGGTGTCGGCGTGTTGCTGCTGCTGCCGTTCGCGGCCGTCGCGGTGGCGGTCACCAACATCTTCGTCTCGCCCGGCCTCACCACTCTGGTGCTCCTGGGGTGTCTGCCGAGCACTGTGCTCGGAGTCCTGGCCGTCCACGGGGCGCAGCGGTACCGCAGGATGCCGTTGTGGATGCCGCTGGCGGCCTTCGGTGGCGGGCTGGTGATGGGCGGCGGCTTCGGGGCCACGATGGGCACCTGGCTCGGTTCGTACCTCTACAACTACCTGTGGACGCCCGAGATGGGGGCCTTACAGCTGGACCACACCGTGCAGACCGCGGTGTACGTCGGCGCCGGAGTGTTCGAGGAACCGGGCAAGGGCGCGGCCATCGCGGTGCTGTTCCTCCTCTTCCGCCGCCACTTCGACGGCGTGGTCTCCGGGGTCGTGATCGGGGCCGCGACCGGGCTCGGCTTCAACTACATGGAAAGCGTCCTGTACATCACCTCCGGCGACGGCGTCTACGGCAACCTTCAGTACTGGTTGCGGCAGTCTCTGGGCCTCATGGCCGCGCACACGGCGTTCGCCGCGGCGACCGGCGCCGGCTTCGGCATAGCGCGCCAGCTCCGGACGCCCGGCGCACGCCGGGCGGTCATCGCCTGCGGCCTCCTGGCCGCCATGGGCACCCACGCGACCAACAACCTGTTGCTGCGCTACATCCAGCACGCAGTGCCCGACTGGTTCCCCGACGCGAGCGACGCGGTCTGGGTGCTGGTGGTGTTCCCCATCGCGATCCTCCTGCTTCAGGGGCCGTTGCTGGTGCTCTACCTGTTGCTGTTGCGGCGCGGGCTGCGCGGTCAGGCTGCCGGGCTCGCGGTCGAGTTGTCCGCCGAGGCGGCGCGTGGCCACGGCGCGGTCCTGTGGGCCGAGCTGCCGGTGTTGCTCAACCCGGCGCGCCGGTTTCGGGTCAAGGTCGACGCGCTGCGGCGCGGCGGGGGGTTGCGTGCCTACCGTCGCCTGGCCCGGCTGCACGCCGCCCAGTTCGAGCTCGGCATGCACCAATGGCACGCCTCCCGCGGCGAGGTCGACCCCTACGACACGCGCGACGAGGCGCGGCTGCGCGAGCGCGTGCTGCGGCTCAAGGCGGAGGGCGCGATGCTGCTCCTCGGGCCGCATGCCGGGGTGGCGTCGTGA
- a CDS encoding PT domain-containing protein — MPSAWPSGIPTDIPTDFPTGFPTDYLTGFPTGFPTDYLTDLPTIDPSIFSDLPTGEWTLPSDSLGGFSGAP, encoded by the coding sequence GTGCCATCAGCCTGGCCCTCGGGGATTCCGACCGACATCCCCACGGACTTTCCCACCGGCTTCCCCACGGACTACCTGACGGGCTTCCCCACCGGCTTCCCCACGGACTACCTGACGGACCTCCCGACCATCGACCCGTCGATCTTCTCCGATCTCCCGACGGGCGAGTGGACGCTGCCGAGCGACAGCCTCGGCGGGTTCTCGGGGGCACCGTGA
- a CDS encoding serine/threonine-protein kinase produces MPQEAISDRYELLEELSHGGMGDVWRGYDAVLDRPVAVKLIRQASVTSPQLAEEFAKRFRREARITARIQHPGVPQVYDAVLDTSYERLFLVMELVDGLPLTAYLSPGRPLPISWAVAVAAQVATVLSHAHEVPVIHRDLKPGNILIARDGTVKVLDFGIAAILRTDVTKLTATGSPIGTHQYMSPEQARGGRITPQTDLYALGCVLHELLSGRLAFEAESEYLLMYQHVNAAPTPLRQLRPDVPEALEELVLHLLRKAPEARPADTQEVYARLLPFLPTPGQEPGTTDAGPVGAPDPTGVFRRPFAPRARAQGPAPEGLPPTAVIPGAQPVPVPAQLREDIKEAYAHSDALLEEERFAQAAEVLGEIIEPAALALGSESRPVLALRRQRAAIRLLGGDYRAALPEFEALADAYTRISGPTGEQSRACRAQAARCRAELGQVTEALAALQGVLNVVRAVDSDVSEEAVELRHNIGVLLLAQGRAAEARQVLEPLHQDMCMVFGPSDEVTVEIAEALALIRLDLDGDAAG; encoded by the coding sequence GTGCCGCAGGAGGCGATCTCCGACCGTTACGAACTCCTGGAGGAGCTCAGCCACGGCGGCATGGGCGACGTGTGGCGCGGCTACGATGCCGTGCTCGACCGGCCCGTCGCCGTGAAGCTCATCCGGCAGGCGTCGGTCACCTCACCCCAATTGGCCGAGGAGTTCGCCAAGCGCTTCCGCCGCGAGGCCCGCATCACGGCGCGTATCCAGCACCCCGGCGTACCGCAGGTGTACGACGCGGTGCTCGACACGTCGTACGAGCGGTTGTTCCTGGTGATGGAACTCGTCGACGGTCTCCCCCTGACCGCCTACCTGTCCCCCGGCCGACCACTGCCGATCAGCTGGGCGGTCGCCGTCGCCGCGCAGGTCGCGACCGTACTGTCGCACGCGCATGAGGTCCCGGTGATCCACCGTGACCTCAAGCCGGGCAACATCCTCATCGCACGCGACGGCACAGTGAAGGTCCTCGACTTCGGCATCGCTGCGATCCTGCGCACCGACGTCACCAAACTGACCGCCACCGGCAGCCCCATCGGCACCCACCAGTACATGTCGCCCGAACAGGCCCGCGGCGGACGCATCACCCCGCAGACCGACCTGTACGCGCTGGGCTGCGTGCTGCACGAACTCCTCAGCGGTCGACTCGCTTTCGAGGCGGAGAGCGAGTACCTGCTGATGTACCAACACGTCAATGCCGCTCCCACCCCACTGAGACAGCTACGGCCCGACGTCCCGGAGGCGTTGGAGGAGCTGGTCCTGCACCTGCTGCGCAAGGCGCCCGAGGCGCGGCCCGCCGATACGCAGGAGGTGTACGCGCGGCTGCTGCCGTTCCTCCCGACGCCGGGCCAGGAGCCCGGCACGACCGACGCCGGGCCGGTCGGCGCACCCGACCCGACGGGCGTATTCCGTCGCCCGTTCGCGCCCCGCGCCCGTGCCCAGGGTCCCGCACCTGAAGGTCTGCCGCCCACGGCAGTCATTCCAGGAGCCCAGCCGGTGCCCGTTCCCGCCCAACTGCGCGAGGACATCAAGGAGGCGTACGCCCACTCCGACGCCCTGCTGGAAGAGGAGCGGTTCGCTCAGGCCGCCGAGGTGCTCGGCGAAATCATCGAACCCGCGGCCCTCGCTCTCGGCTCCGAGAGCAGGCCCGTGCTGGCGCTGCGTCGCCAGCGTGCGGCGATCCGCCTCCTCGGTGGCGACTATCGGGCCGCCCTGCCCGAGTTCGAAGCCCTCGCCGACGCCTACACCCGCATCTCCGGACCCACCGGCGAGCAGTCCCGCGCCTGCCGCGCCCAGGCAGCCCGGTGCCGCGCCGAACTGGGTCAGGTCACCGAGGCGCTCGCCGCGCTGCAGGGTGTGCTGAACGTCGTGCGGGCCGTCGACAGCGACGTGAGCGAGGAAGCGGTGGAGCTGCGGCACAACATCGGGGTGCTGCTGCTCGCCCAGGGCCGAGCCGCCGAAGCCCGGCAGGTGCTCGAACCGCTCCATCAGGACATGTGCATGGTGTTCGGCCCCAGCGACGAAGTGACCGTCGAAATCGCCGAGGCACTGGCCCTGATCCGCCTGGACCTCGACGGTGACGCTGCCGGGTAA
- a CDS encoding type I restriction endonuclease: MSPIHTESAFGDAIVAAMVERGWREARPQDYRADLGLDTNELFTFIGATQPDEWNELLTVYGSDPNEAQRGFATRLDQAIATNGLLDVLRNGVKDRGVLLRVAYFKPNLVAHDSVLDGYRANRLTVVRELEYATKQADWGNRLDLTLFLNGIPVATAELKNPLTKQGVEQAKEQYRTDRDPTELIFTRRVVANFAVDPDLVFVATRLKGKNTRFLPFNTGSNGPGQPGGAGNPIPTTYGTYATSYLWEQVWQPDNWLDLLQRFVHLHKSKTPGGGTTKAMVFPRFHQWDAVKKLTAHAAAHGAGHDYLVMASAGSGKSNTIGWLAHRLSDLHTPTDPSELDAEAVAKGLKPGVPVFDKVIVITDRRNLDAQLRETVGSFEQTAGLVVKIDEKHGAKGEQLAKALSRDTGKIVTVTLHSFPALLDYLQRNPVEIQGSRFAIVVDEAHSSQSGDAATAVRSALRDLGLDSDSDDAGATTVKAEGEEATLDEQLKKRAEQRSRAANLSYFAFTATPKAKTLELFGTLQDIDGKATYRPFHTYSMRQAIEEGFILDPLRNYVTYNTYWKLVNQNPDEREVDPSKANSLLARYALTHDSTVAQHAQVIVEHFVAHSRGRLGGRAKSMVVTASRQSAVQMARAIKSYIKDRDYDTKFPDLGVLVAFSGSLTVDGEETTEPKENGGLSESALPKAFAYTRADDKAARAGGPGQREYRILVVAEKYQTGFDQPLLTTMYVNKSLTGISAVQTLSRLNRTAERKTQADLAVLDFVNDAEDIQESFRPYFEEANTLPSDPNLLYTAQSRVMQAAILSGQEMDEFAAAYFAAKEKAAGSQSKWEKLHAELYRLLAPAVARFTHLLESEDEDDQETAEGFRSDLNDYVRKYGFLAQIVPYQDAELERLHLYGRYLLNRLPRRADGGVDIGEVDLSHLRVEKTGEYDVSLTPEGPATMQGFGDGSGGGKEAEKSLLSELIEKFNERFGTEFTEQDVIRPFEEAKADPKVRAAAVVNDEENFGLVFDNVFADKMADHIDTITGMGRQYFGPDKGFKSSLDRSARKAAWRMIRREEGLDDDI; the protein is encoded by the coding sequence ATGAGTCCCATCCACACGGAGTCCGCCTTCGGTGATGCCATCGTCGCCGCCATGGTCGAGCGTGGCTGGCGTGAAGCTCGCCCGCAGGACTACCGGGCCGATCTCGGTCTGGACACCAACGAGTTGTTCACCTTCATCGGGGCAACCCAGCCCGACGAGTGGAACGAGCTGCTCACTGTTTACGGCAGCGACCCGAACGAGGCGCAGCGCGGCTTCGCGACTCGCCTCGACCAGGCCATCGCCACCAACGGCCTCCTCGACGTCCTCCGCAACGGCGTCAAGGACCGGGGCGTCCTGCTCCGCGTCGCGTACTTCAAGCCGAACCTCGTCGCCCACGACTCCGTGCTGGACGGCTACCGCGCCAACCGCCTCACCGTCGTCCGCGAACTCGAATACGCGACCAAGCAGGCCGACTGGGGCAACCGGCTCGACCTCACCCTCTTCCTCAACGGCATCCCAGTCGCCACGGCCGAGTTGAAGAACCCGCTGACCAAGCAAGGGGTGGAGCAGGCCAAGGAGCAGTACCGCACCGACCGGGACCCCACCGAGCTGATCTTCACGCGTCGGGTCGTCGCGAACTTCGCCGTCGACCCGGACCTGGTCTTCGTCGCCACCCGGCTCAAAGGCAAGAACACCCGCTTCCTCCCGTTCAACACCGGCTCCAACGGTCCCGGTCAGCCGGGCGGCGCCGGAAACCCGATCCCGACCACGTACGGCACGTACGCCACCTCCTACCTCTGGGAGCAGGTCTGGCAGCCGGACAACTGGCTGGACCTGCTCCAGCGGTTCGTGCACCTGCACAAGAGCAAGACGCCCGGTGGCGGCACCACCAAAGCGATGGTCTTCCCCCGGTTCCACCAGTGGGACGCGGTCAAGAAGCTCACCGCGCACGCCGCAGCGCACGGCGCCGGCCACGACTACCTGGTCATGGCCTCGGCCGGCTCGGGCAAGTCGAACACCATCGGCTGGCTCGCGCACCGCCTCAGCGACCTGCACACCCCGACCGACCCGTCGGAGCTCGACGCCGAGGCCGTGGCCAAGGGCCTCAAGCCGGGCGTGCCGGTCTTCGACAAGGTCATCGTCATCACCGACCGCCGCAACCTGGACGCGCAGCTCCGGGAGACGGTCGGCAGCTTCGAGCAGACCGCGGGCCTCGTCGTGAAAATCGACGAGAAGCACGGGGCGAAGGGCGAGCAGCTCGCCAAGGCACTCTCCCGCGACACCGGGAAGATCGTCACCGTCACGCTGCACTCCTTCCCGGCGCTGCTCGACTACCTCCAGCGCAACCCCGTCGAGATCCAGGGCAGCCGCTTCGCGATCGTCGTGGACGAGGCGCACTCCTCGCAGTCCGGCGACGCCGCCACCGCCGTACGGTCCGCCCTGCGCGACCTCGGCCTGGACTCCGACTCGGACGACGCGGGCGCGACCACGGTCAAGGCCGAGGGCGAAGAGGCCACCCTCGACGAACAGCTGAAGAAGCGGGCCGAGCAGCGCTCCCGCGCCGCGAACCTCTCCTACTTCGCGTTCACCGCCACGCCGAAGGCCAAGACACTCGAACTCTTCGGCACGCTCCAGGACATCGACGGCAAGGCGACCTACCGGCCCTTCCACACGTACTCCATGCGGCAGGCGATCGAGGAGGGCTTCATCCTCGACCCGCTGCGCAACTACGTCACGTACAACACGTACTGGAAGCTGGTGAACCAGAACCCCGACGAGCGGGAGGTCGACCCGTCGAAGGCGAACAGCCTGCTCGCCCGGTACGCGCTGACCCATGACTCGACGGTCGCCCAGCACGCCCAGGTGATCGTGGAGCACTTCGTGGCGCACAGCCGGGGCCGACTCGGCGGGCGGGCCAAGTCGATGGTGGTGACCGCCTCGCGGCAGTCCGCCGTACAGATGGCGCGCGCCATCAAGAGCTACATCAAGGACCGCGACTACGACACCAAGTTCCCCGACCTCGGGGTCCTCGTCGCCTTCTCCGGCTCGCTCACCGTGGACGGCGAGGAGACCACCGAGCCGAAGGAGAACGGCGGGCTGTCGGAGAGCGCGCTGCCGAAGGCGTTCGCGTACACGCGCGCCGACGACAAGGCCGCCCGAGCCGGCGGTCCGGGCCAGCGCGAGTACAGAATCCTGGTCGTGGCGGAGAAGTACCAGACCGGCTTCGACCAGCCGCTCCTCACGACGATGTACGTCAACAAGTCACTGACCGGCATCTCCGCCGTCCAGACCCTGTCCCGGCTGAACCGGACCGCCGAGCGCAAGACCCAGGCCGACCTGGCGGTCCTCGACTTCGTCAACGACGCCGAGGACATACAGGAGTCCTTCCGCCCGTACTTCGAGGAGGCGAACACCCTCCCCTCCGACCCCAACCTGCTCTACACCGCGCAGAGCCGGGTCATGCAGGCAGCGATCCTGTCCGGGCAGGAGATGGACGAGTTCGCCGCCGCCTACTTCGCCGCCAAGGAGAAGGCGGCGGGCTCGCAGTCCAAGTGGGAGAAGCTGCACGCCGAGCTGTACCGGCTGCTCGCCCCGGCGGTCGCCCGCTTCACGCACCTGCTCGAAAGCGAGGACGAGGACGACCAGGAGACGGCGGAGGGGTTCCGCAGCGACCTCAACGACTACGTCAGGAAGTACGGCTTCCTCGCGCAGATCGTCCCCTACCAGGACGCAGAGCTGGAACGGCTGCACCTCTACGGCCGCTACCTCCTCAACCGGCTGCCGCGCCGCGCGGACGGCGGCGTGGACATTGGCGAGGTCGACCTCAGCCATCTGCGGGTGGAGAAGACCGGCGAGTACGACGTGTCCCTCACCCCCGAGGGGCCGGCGACGATGCAGGGCTTCGGCGACGGCTCGGGCGGCGGGAAGGAGGCGGAGAAGTCGCTGCTCTCCGAGTTGATCGAGAAGTTCAACGAACGGTTCGGCACCGAGTTCACCGAGCAGGACGTCATCCGCCCGTTCGAGGAGGCCAAGGCCGACCCGAAGGTGCGGGCGGCGGCCGTCGTCAACGACGAGGAGAACTTCGGCCTCGTCTTCGACAACGTCTTCGCGGACAAGATGGCCGACCACATCGACACCATCACGGGCATGGGCCGCCAGTACTTCGGCCCGGACAAGGGCTTCAAGTCCAGTCTGGACCGCAGCGCACGCAAGGCCGCCTGGCGGATGATCCGCCGTGAGGAGGGCCTGGACGACGACATCTGA
- a CDS encoding restriction endonuclease subunit S, with amino-acid sequence MTTVRLRHLAQVNPLTLAFDRLADEDELTFLPMEAVWPGNRLDITRRRPKASVATGYTRFQDGDVLVPKITPTFEAGRAVLIGRLLGGVGAGTTELHVVRPGPHIDPRFLLYVVNTHRFLKLGEAEMYGVAGQQRVPDSFLRDLPVELPSLKQQRRIADFLDAETARIDQLALKRRQMRSLLALKRERVIESTLGLERAQTTDTLVPLKYLVADVTVGIVITPAKWYVEAGGTPALRGLNVKPGFISTSDLVQISAEGHAENRKSRINAGDVVVVRTGQAGAAAVVPAELDGANCIDLIVVRPGKKLASRYLQYVLNSGYASARVTEHSVGSIQAHFNVSAMKQIPIPSIPRAEQDKIVHLLDVRVGALDLLHRKLDRQEQLLAERRQALITAAVTGQFDISTASGRNVTDGVTA; translated from the coding sequence GTGACGACCGTACGGCTTCGCCACTTGGCGCAGGTCAACCCGCTCACCCTCGCGTTCGATCGTCTTGCCGACGAGGACGAGCTGACTTTCCTTCCGATGGAAGCCGTCTGGCCCGGCAACCGCCTTGACATCACACGACGCCGTCCCAAAGCATCGGTCGCTACGGGCTACACGCGGTTTCAAGACGGCGACGTGTTGGTCCCGAAGATCACGCCGACATTCGAGGCAGGCCGCGCTGTACTGATCGGCCGACTCCTCGGCGGGGTGGGTGCGGGCACGACCGAGCTGCACGTCGTGCGGCCCGGGCCGCACATCGACCCCAGGTTTCTCCTATACGTCGTCAACACACACAGGTTCCTCAAGCTCGGTGAGGCTGAGATGTACGGCGTAGCGGGGCAGCAGCGGGTGCCTGACAGCTTTCTGCGCGATCTCCCAGTGGAGCTTCCCTCTCTGAAGCAACAGCGCCGCATCGCCGACTTCCTCGACGCCGAGACCGCCCGTATCGACCAGCTAGCGTTGAAGCGCCGCCAGATGCGGAGTTTGCTGGCACTCAAGAGGGAACGGGTCATTGAGTCGACGCTGGGCCTTGAGCGTGCGCAGACGACTGATACTTTGGTACCTCTGAAGTATCTGGTGGCCGATGTCACCGTTGGAATCGTCATCACTCCAGCCAAGTGGTATGTAGAAGCGGGTGGGACTCCCGCGCTACGGGGCCTGAACGTCAAGCCTGGTTTCATCAGTACCAGCGACCTCGTGCAAATCAGTGCTGAAGGGCATGCTGAGAACCGCAAGTCTCGAATCAATGCCGGCGACGTTGTCGTTGTGCGCACGGGCCAGGCAGGTGCAGCAGCTGTGGTACCAGCGGAGTTGGACGGGGCGAATTGCATCGACCTCATCGTTGTGCGGCCCGGCAAGAAGCTCGCATCGAGGTACTTGCAATATGTCTTGAATTCTGGCTATGCCAGTGCACGGGTTACGGAGCACTCTGTCGGCAGTATCCAAGCGCATTTCAATGTGAGTGCCATGAAGCAAATCCCAATCCCCTCTATTCCCCGCGCAGAGCAGGACAAGATTGTTCACCTGCTTGACGTCAGGGTCGGAGCTTTGGACCTGCTGCATCGCAAACTGGATCGCCAGGAGCAGCTCCTCGCCGAACGCCGCCAAGCCCTCATCACCGCCGCTGTAACCGGCCAGTTCGACATTTCCACCGCCAGCGGGCGCAACGTAACGGACGGAGTCACCGCGTAG